The segment TAAAGTAATAACGAAGATCGCAGCGACATTGTTGAGACGCATCACATGGCTGGTAGAGCCAACACTTGAATTGGACGCAAATTTGATCCTTGCgaattaaattactttctaaAGATACGAATAAAGTATAAAGACAAAGTGCATATTACCTTATGCAATTAAAAACTTCGATACTTTATAAGGCAATTGTCGAATAACGCATACTTTCCGTATCAATATTTTTACAACGCCATTGATTATCACGTAAAAGATACATTGTCCTACGGTAAAATTCTATCGTATTCTTTataaagggggagggggggaggaggaaATGAAATTGTTACGGTGTCCTGTGCTCGCCATCACAAAGGTTTGATTATAGGTATTTCATAAGTAGGCATAAACCGgataaaatatgtatattaatatcTTTTTCAATTACAAGATATCTTTAGATTTCTCAGTTATACATGCCTAATAGGAATAAACTTTACGAGTCTCACATTATGgttattacttaaaaaaaaaaccattgACATATTTCGAGTACTCTAATATCGATAGTACTTCTTGATATAGTATAGTTACAATATAATCAGTATTAATACACGAGAGTACAGCTGTATCTTTCCTTCCCTTCGTTTCGAATCTATATATCTCGATTAAGAATCTGTATGCACTACAGTTCATTACAATTAATaagtaattaaaaaactttACGTCGAATAAGCTTGGATAAACAGACAATCAGTTTACGCAGCTTTAGCTACGTATATGAATGGCATACGAATGGTACTGATACATTACTATTCATAGACGATAAAGACCCCTGATGACTGACGCGATCACCTTCTACTTTCGACGAATTCATTTTTATACATTTCGTCTGGAGAGGttcgataataaaaaaaagggaaacaacTCAAATTATTCGACTATCATTAATCTGCAGAAATCTGGCAAACCGATGTTATCGAAGATGGGTGTGGTACTAAATGGATATTAATTAACTATTGGATATATCCAAGCTTACTCTTTGGAATAGAGATCACTTTATCGTCGCGCCCTTCGTGCTCTGGGGCTGCCACGGCCGCGCGCGAAACCTCGACCACGGGTCGGCTTTACTTGCGGACTCTGATCTCTAGGTTGATCCACCTTCGGCGCGGGTTTCTCATGGTCAGTGTGCTCTTTCTCGTCTCCGTCGTCTATTAAATTACCTATCTCCGCGTCATTGTCATTGTCAATATCGGCCCACACTTTGTCAACGGGTGTCTTCTTCTCCTGGGTATTGGAAGTATTCTGCGAGGCTTGTTCACTAGTGTTCTCAGTTTCATGATTCTCTTCCTCCTCGGATTCCGCGTCGGCCTCGAGTGGATCGTACTTCTCATCCCCGTCAGCTTTCTTCTGAGCGTTCGGGTTCTCACTGTTTTCTTCCGCTTCCTTCGGCTCCTCGTTATCTTCATTCTCGGAATGAGTGACTTTGCGACGTTTCCAATTACTCTCGTACTCTTTATCATTATCGGCGGCGTTCTCGTTAGTCTGCAAGTAATAGAAGAGAAATTGTTTTACGTGTTCCTTGTTTAAAAGTAGATACATCGCGACAGAAATTTTGCGAGCAATCATTCGTACCTCAGGGTTTTCCGTTGATTTTTGCTCAGCATTTTGTTCGGTATTCGAAGTTAGAGATTTTACTTCCTGCACGAAATTCCGGTAGTGCGTGATGCTACGTAAATGAGCATTCATGTCGTCAGCTAAAAGCATGAATCTTCTACACTTTTCGCAGTAGAACCCTTGCACTTCTTTCACCAAGGATTTCCCTGCAACAACGCGGATCAATGAATTATATTCTGATAGAAACAATGCTTCGATCGTGTCACTGCAAGCTTTGCTTACCGATAGAAATTTGATTCTGCCGGCAATATTTATAAGATGGGATCTTGAACTTCTTCTCACTCAAATTTTCAGTAATATCTGTAATGTATTCTTGTTCCCCAGCAACCTCCTCTTCCTTTTCGTTCTTAGTATCAGGGCCAACGTCTTTCTCTTCATCTTCGGCAGTCCGTATTTCAGCTTCTCCTTTTGCAAGTTTTTCTACGAACAAGATGATAACAGAACGTTATATATCTAAGCACTTTGCTTAAATTACTTTATACTACAtacctttctttttatttttccgCTGTTCCTCGCATTGTACGGCATTCTTCATGTGCGCGGGTGTTAAGCAATGCTCGTCATACTCGATACGCGACGGGAATTCTTTCACGCAAGGGAAACATCTCGGATGCAAGAACGTTTTCAATTGTTGATGCTTCTCGCTCTTTCTGTGCGTCGATAGAGTCCCGTAGAAGTTCAGATCGCACATCGTACAATATTCTCTGACATTGAGATCCACGGAAACCTAGTAGCGACACACAAAGGTAAATACACTACGTTCATTACTATTTTTAACAGTTATATGCACCACCTTTTTCCCGCGACGTTTAGAATTGGTTAAACTAAGTTCACGCTGTTCTTCGGCTACTCTTAACTCGTGCCTCATCAGATCCACTTTCAATTTGTACGATTCGTCTAATTTCTCCATCATCAGCTGATGCGCGCGTCCTCGTAAATGATTTTCGAAAGactaaaagaagagaaaaaacaaCCTTTTACGTCCCGCTGTAAAATCTGTTGTGTATAGAAaagattagaaaataaatacacACGTATCCATCCCACATATGCTTGTTACAAATATGACAAAACATGTGGCTCATTGGAACCTCTGCGTAACGACTTTCAGCGTGTCTGGCTTCTGATTTCTTGCCAGTCATCTTGGCGTCCTTCTCGGTGGCGGATGTGTTCGCCTCCTTCGACGCATCCTCCGTTACAGACTTGTCATCAGACTTTTGTTCCGCATCCTCCTGAGGTTTCTCTGCTTCCTCGGTTTCAACGGCCTGAGCATCCTCGGCTTCCTTCTTCACATCCTTCCAATCGTGCTTCTTGTCCTCGGACTCTTCGATCTCTTCGCTAATATAGAAACAAACGCATAATTTTTATCGCAATTAAAGACTCGGGTTAATTTCATAACATTCTTCTTTTATAAAGATGGTTTAAACATTACTTTTGTTTAATGTGTTTAGTGAAGACACATGTACGCAAAATTTTCAATGTCGataactagaaaaaaaattgggcaCAATATTAAGTCAAGCGAAGATAATTCACACTTCTATCAAGGGCAGAAGTATTTGAATTACCTGTTATGAATAATGTGTATCGAAAGAAGAGCAGACGGagcatattttatataattataaaatgctAGTGTTATGGAACTGTAGCTAGTCTAACTTAAATTTGAAATGTGAGTTGAGTTTCGTCAACAATGCGAGGGCTGAATATATAACATACTATAtagacatatgtatatatatctgTATGTATACTTCTTTAAAACTCGGATAAGAGAAAGGGCACGATGCTGATTTTGTAGCGATTATACCATATATACGTAAGAGACACCGTACATACAAAGATAGGTGACAGAATGAGACTTACTGAAGTTTGAAGAAACTATTCACAATCACCAGGAGCTTACCTTTTTACAACAGGTGCTTCTGCTTTTTCATTATCAGAGGTCTTAACGTCCTGCTGTTCCTTTTTGGCAGCCTGATTTTGTTTAGAGGCAGGAATTGGTTTAGAAGATTTATCGTTGCGATGTTGATTTTGGTTTCCATTCATACGCTGACTGCCAGACTGGGGTGCACGAGATTGTTGTGCAGATGGACCACGTCGCCCAGCAGGGCCATCACGGGCGCGATTGCCCATCTAGTCATGTAGGTCAAATGACCAAACCGTCATAAGAAGTATCTGATATAATTGCGATTCTTCTCGAATCGAATCTTTTTGGTTAAGCAACCACTGGGATCTTTGAGGGAGAAAATATTTCTACTCGATTCGGAAGCAGGACGTATTCAGTGTTTCAATCAACACCAAAGGTCAGTGTCTCCACGTTACAGTGGAAGGGAAAAGGAAAACAGTAGCAGATAGTCGAAGATGCAACCAATCATCGCATCGTCTAACTTTCTATAGGCAACGATCGTGCTGGATCGCAACATACGATCGatgtaaaacacattttttcctTCGAACGTAGTTCAATAAACGTCAATGAAAAATAATCAACAAGAAGAAGATGTTAAATCGGTGAAAAGTGCAACCTGCAATCAATACTTTTCAGTAGCTTTTCTTCCATCAATTTTAGCTGCAATGACGAATAGAAGACTCGGGCAGAATATACATGAACCAAGCCGGAGGGAGAACACCTCCGGTGCCTTTGCTGAAATTGACTACGCAAAACCAGTTAACAAACCACTAATAGAAATCGCATTCTGAAATCAATACACGTCTTATTACCGTGCTTTTTAATGAAATGACATTGCGATGGTAATTAATGCCTCAGCGAAAATCACGCGTGGCAAAACTAGTCCAGCAATAAGAACtgcttatatcttagtaacttCAAAGAGTAGCCACATAGTACTTCATCCATTGATTGAAAGCCTCGGTGATGGATCGATCAATGAACATAAGAAGgagaatttcaaattttctgatTAAGGATTAGTGTTGTTGATGTAAAAAGAAGTGTGGACTAAAGATTGCCCTTTTACAATTTTCCTCTAAACCGATCTTCGTATATCCGCTGAAAATTTACATATATTCATACCTTGTTGTACGGTTGAGGTCGCTGGTTCTTCATAGGGTGCCTTACGGGACGATCGTTAAAACGCCCGGAAGAAAAGTTCTGCTGGTTTTGAAAATTCGGTCCAGGTCCAGAAAAATTATTCCCAAGGCTGAGGAGCGACGGTACCTGCTTTAAATACACAAGTACATTCGTATAATGTCGTAAGCGGGGCAGAAGAAAGCTTCCAGAAGAAAttgtggtaattatttagaagttttccatcctcaccgatttcaatgatttttggatatgttatcaagatcaagatttagaacaactttttcctatacatgttaccgccgcacgaccttcattttcaagatatttgcgaaaaacttctcttgatttattccgacgtaaCGCATCCCACTTTCCAACTCGTCCcagatattagtattggttggggctagattagtacgggaggcgcgtaaagcatgatagcgaactgatgtgagtttaacTGATGTGatattgtgtagtagcagcagttgttcgcgaatatctcggaaacgaaggtcgagcggcggtaacatgtataggaaaaagttgttcagaatcgtgtccccgacatcGTAtctaaaaatcattgaaatcggtgaggatggaaaacttctaaataattactgaAATTGTTTTACCTGCGGCTGTGCTTCTTGTTGTTGATTACGCAGTAAATTCGTAATAAGGTTGCTGGCTATTGCTAGCTGTGCTTGCGGCGACGCCAAGGACAGATTATTATTTGGGGTTGGCAAAATTCCTCTGCCAGGCATCATCCCTCCTTCCCAGGGGTTCATTCCACCACTGCCTCCTCCCATTCCGCCACCCATGTTACCGCCCataccacctcctcctccacccaTGTTACCGACTCTTCCTCCGCCGCTGCCacctcctccgccgcctccACCTCGATTATTGAAGTTTCGATTCCCAAAGGAATCTCGTTTTATTCCTCGGTTGAAAGACATCGTATCTAAAGAAGTAAGTCACAATATTATAAGACGCTACTTTATTTCTACATAATACTATTATTCACTATTGTAGTtcgaatatataatttttattaataataaattcgtATAACTCTAGTTTCCATACATGATAACTCAAGTAACAAGTGTTTACTAAACGATGTATTATCAGATCGCATGATCTCGTAAAGTCTTCATATTgcacatttttaatttaaaaatggaGTATGGAAAGACGTCTCTTTTCGCTACGAGAAGCTAGATAATTTTCAATGGTTTATTCCGCCTCGACTTCTCTTTAGAAATAAAACATTACGCGGCTATAGGCACTGTGCTTTGCGTAAATGAAAGAGCGGGTGTAATATAGAACAGAAGATAACTAATCGCGATATCTTCGATTGATTACATACCAAACGACGCCGTACAATGTGACTAACTGTTAAATTTCAGCTACGTCTATTACAGCGGAAAATTTCTCTCATTTAACGTGCGAATAATCTAAATGACGTACCGCGACGCCCGGTGCGGAAATTCTCCTTATTGAAACATAAAAGTGAGAAATTACTTACCGGGAAAGCAGCAACCTGATCGCGACACAAGAAAATGAGGGAAAACGGAATGCTCAAGGAAATGGAGTCACCAAGCGTCTATCACGAACTAGAACGATGAAAGCTGCGTGCAAAATGGTCGACGCTGGATGCAACTCCGCGCTTTGATTGGTCAATCTCATACCCCCGTATTAATTTCTCTCATCTGGACAAAATTCATCAATGAAAATATCACCCTAAGGAAAATACTTCGATATGTCATGGAAATCCCGTACGGCGTAAGTTatttagcggtgggggaacgTTTCGCGCGATGGCACcgcgacgtcgaaccaatcaacgccaaggtgggatacgaaacggcgccaccgtcaagctaAATCAACTAGACaagggaatcggttgtcgacgctggttaaCTGCGGCCTCAAGTGACTTGGCTAGTTGGCTTTAGTGATCCTCTatgcagtgatcggaacaacgtgtatcgtcgctgattggttgccgcgatttggagcaaaagcggaagtagacaaaaAAAGAatctgtaaaaaagaaagagacagaaatactgatagaaagagacagaaatactgacagaaagagagagagaaatactgatagataGAGATAGATAAACATTTAGAttattagcgaattcggtatctcgcactgacccTGTGCGGGTGCCAGATAATGAGTtagattggttgtttctgatagagacgaagatagctctgtaagaatcaaccaattcaagttACTTTCTGGCGCCagctcagagtcagtgcgagataccgaattcgctatatgttatttccggtttcgctccaaaatggctgcggttataccgatcactccctagaaaATCACTAGTTGGTTTGGCTTGGCGCTgacgtcgtttcgtttcccatcatttcccgaggcgttgattggttcgacgtcgcggcgctatcgcgcgcatgcgtggcgttcccccaccgctGAATAACTTACACTGTATAGGATTTCCTTGCGACCCTGTTTAAGCGTTACACGTGCAGTTCATGATCAGCACCTGAACCCTCGcagtttctgttttaatttccCACAATTAAATACCAGAGGTGGACGAGGTTTattggtaaattactaaataaacttGTTAAGATGTCCTCGCCTAAGCATAGTTAAGATACAATTTGGCGAAACCAAATATTACACTGTTTTCTTTGAAACCGCCACCGGTGACGACCGGCGTTCGTGAAAAGAACAACGGCTTTTTTAATTATTGCTTTATCTGTGCGACACTTTTAGGATCcaatttctgtatttaatgGTGAATCACCATGACAAAGCAGAGGCCTGTTTCATGCGGTCTTGATTTTTGTGCAGTGCCGGACTTAAGTGATTGCCTTTTAACAGCAAATTCATCAAAGTAAGTTACAAGGGGTGTACAACAGACTGTACTATATATTTACTCGATAGCAGCATTATTATTTAACACGTTCGCAGATATGAATTCATATGCGTTCCACTCGTTCACCCATTATTCAAGAGGGAATTCGTCTGCGCCTCAGAAGCTCGTTCCGGTCCGTTTACCAGACCAGACTTAGTATTATGCACTTCCGGTAAGCGATTCAACGAATATGTATGCTTTTCTAGGAGAGTAATCATACTTGGTTTTATAGATTGGAACAACTTGATTATCGGTAAACTATCGCCACACATTAAAGTGGATTCGAAGAATCCTATTATAAAAAGAAACAGCGAGAAAGCTTTACTCCAAGAATTAGCGTTAGCGAGTCACTTGGGCCTTGTAGGAGTGACTTTTAGGTTGATGCGAGGGATAGAGCACAATGCCAATCTCGCTAGAATTATCTGTAAGAAAGTAACGAGCTTGTGTACTTTACAGGTATATTCATCGACAAAATCCTTTTACGTTGTACTTATAACTTGTAGCTTTCTTAATTTCATTGTAGGTTTGGATACAAATACCTATGGAAAACCCAGTTAAACAAGCTTATTCTTACAGAGAACAAGAGTGTAATTCAGTAGAGAGTCCTTGGGAATGGTGGAATGCCTTTAGAATAATATGCGATTATGATAGGACGTTATGCGTCGCGTTAATTGTAAGCCACGATCTTCCCGAAGAAGAAGAGGTACTGTAAAATACTGGCGTCTTTAATGTACGCTGTTTAAAATATGAGGGAATCGTATTTAACAAATGAATTCGATTACAAGATTGATAGATGGCTAGGGGAACCAGTGAAATGCCTGATTCTACCGACCACATTGTTTATTACGAACAAGAAAGGATATCCCGTGTTAAGCAAAGCGCACAAGTCactaataaagaaattttccgCCTTGAAAGTACAATTTATACTTACAGGAGCGAATCGGTATcaaaatattacttattatcaTAATTATCTGGAATATCTGTGGAAGGTAAACTTTCAAGTTTATCGTTTTACATTTCCGCTTGCCAAAGAATCATTTTAAATGATCCTTTAATCGATCTTATTGACTCTACACAGGGGTGTCAAGAAAATGACCCGGTCGACCAATACGCTCGTGGCTACGAAGACTACTTACAATGGCCTTTGCAACCACTTATGGACAATCTTGAATCTCAGACGTACGAAGTATTTGAAAGGGATCCTATTAAGTACACTCAGTATCAAACAGCCATCTACGAAGCGATCGTTGGAATCACATCCAAGACAGAAGATAAAGATACGAAAATGTAACGCGCGACGCTagttaattattatataattacaaAAGTGAGGAAAGCAATAAACGATCCTCCTGTAATTGCAGAGTAATAATGGTGGTCGGTGCAGGAAGAGGACCACTTGTTCACGCATCCTTAAACGCAGCAGAAATGGCAAATGCGCAAATCAAAGTGTACGCCGTAGAAAAGAATCCGAATGCAGTATTAACGTAAGAATTCAGTTGCCGCAAATTGTCTGTTTTCTTCATTTATGTGCATAGTTTTATAATTTGTTACGCATACAGCTTACAGGCTCTGGAAAGAGACATGTGGGAAGGCAAGGTGACAGTAGTATCCTGTGATATGAGAGAGTGGAATGCTCCCGAGAAAGCTGATATCCTGATATCCGAgttactcggttctttcggcgaCAATGAGCTCTCTCCCGAGTGTTTGGATGGGGTTCAGAAATTTTTGAAAGGTACATTTTCACTGCATTTCATATTTCTACCATTGTTAATTACATCTTATCGGCTATTCAATCGTCTTAGACGATGGCATAAGCATACCGTCATCGTATACATCGTACATTGCACCTGTACAATCTTCGAAACTGTATAACGAAGTAAGGCAGTGCAGAGACAAAGGCAAATATTTCATGGCTCATTTTGAAACATCGTATGTGGTTCATCTACAAAACAAATACGACATAGCAAAACCACAGCCACTGTTTACGTTCAAACATCCGAACAGAGGTTAGCAAGCAGATCTGATTTGCGCGCTTGATTCGGTGAAATGTAGATTTCCGATATTATTTCATCGTTTCAGAAAGTACCATTGATAATTCAAGATACGAGATAAAAACATTCGATGTACAAGAAAATTGCGTGTTACATGGTTTCTCCGgatattttaatacaattttgtacaaaaatgtgACACTGAGCATAGAGCCCAGTACGCATAGCCCCGGAATGTTTAGCTGGTTCCCAATTTTTTTCCCAATTAAGGTAAGGCACGTTTATCTAACTATTTTTCGGAAGTGTATGGAATCTAACACGACTTATTACGGCAGGAACCAGTGCAGGTAAAAGCAGGGGATCAAATAGTTGTTCATTTTTGGCGTCAATGTAGCTCTAAGAAAGTCTGGTACGAGTGGTGCCTTAGCAAGCCTATTCCAATACCTATTCACAATCCTAATGGCCGTTCTTATACTATCGGTTTATAACTTAAGACTTCTGTGATTCACTTATCTCGACAAGAATCTGATACTACAGTATCATTGTAACAGTACTGGCAGAAACTTTGTCAAAGGTTCCTTATACACAAGAATTCGACGTGCTGGTATTTTATAAGAACGGCACTGCATCtagtactgacaagggaaccttcaggtttggcaatttcagaaaatttggatacttagTGTACTTGAAGGTCTTCAATCGGACAATAAttctcaaagcagtaaggcACGCGtttcagccaaattcgagaaaatcgactttgaaaaattctgaggacCCTTATACACAGGATGTTCCTCTGCCTATGGTCAacactctagggggtgattatacaggcaaaaataagactaaaatcaaaagtgacgaaattgcggtaatggcttcgttttcgagaaaattgactttgaacttCACCTAAATACGAGTGCATCGCAGGCGCTTGAAGGGCACGCGTGTTTAGGTGAAGTTCAAAGTCaatttggctgaaaagcgcgtcttattgctttgagaaattaatgtccgagcgaagaccttcaagtacactaagtatccaaattttctgaaattgccaaacctgaaggtccccctGTGAAACAGATAACGCGATCCCTCCTAACGTGAATATTCaacgaattctttataaaactcTTCCTACATTGATATGGAGATGTCGAAATATTCGTTCGTTTAAAGCTTACGTGCGTACAGATAGGTGTAATCTAAGAAGTATGTTGTAAACGATTACAGTGTATTTAAAAAGGCAGCGAAACTTAATATCGAATACCGCACGCATACCAATCTGGTTGGGAAGAACACGAGACGGAGGCGACTCAATAAACGCTCTTCTCAGAAcagaattttcagtttttacTCGTGAATTATTCACATTGAACTCGGAGGTCATAGATATTGTACAACTTCGATAACATAAATTATGAGTTATCTCCGAAGCGTGTTTCTGTTGACCTATTAACCTCACGTGATTGTACTCGGCATTTcaataatattaaatgttttcCGAACGCTACGCCACGAGCATTTCCTTTAAGTCGAAATATATGCATTAAGTTTTTTCCAATTTAAGGAAAACTTGTACCACATTTATGTATATTCGTTTCTCCTACGTTCTGTGCGTAAGTTTACCTCAATTCTTCaaataaaacacttttttctATACCACATCCGAAATCTAAAATACCTTCTTGTTAACCCTTTCTCAACTACGTTACATCAATTACAGATTCGTTGTTTACCTCAAGATAATTACGTAATTACCAGCattctattatttatgtttctccgcattcgtttctcttataaattattataacacGTAGTTGCACCGGATAACGTGCTTGTTGAACTGCGGGGATATCTCTTGGACgggtagttttttttattaaagagtTAATGCATGCGGCAGTGTATTTGTTCCGCGTTGGTTCGAATTACACGATGATGAAATACAGTCTACGAGATAAGAGTGGCCGATAATACGAGGAACATATGTTGCTCCATAGAGAAATCTTTCAATCATTCATTCGAATCGCGCCTTTTCGCCCGTTCAGCAGCACCACGGAAAACTTACGAACTTGATCAAGGACGATAGGTTGCAGACGACACGAGCACGATAAAGGTTAAATATCGGGATCGCGTCGGTGCCGGTTCGATAGAGCTGAAAATGGCAAAGTTAGTTGCACAAATGGTGAAATGTACCGCGAGAACGATCTCGTGCAGTCCGAGGGAAAATCTACTCGCCCTTCCGATTTCGAAAGTGTCGCTGAGTGTTTCCCGTTCTATCGCTATGAGCCCGTGCCTCAGAGCCGGTGAGTTTAAAAGCTACTTTCAAAAGTTTAATTATCGTTCTAACCAATAAGAATTTATAATCAACTATTTACGTATTTACTTATTCGTATTCATTTATCGATGCAACGCAATCAGCGCTTAGGGACCTCTTCTAATAACAATACAAAATTCTTCGAATTTTCTACTAACAATTTCATTTGCTTTCGCATGCATAATAATTGTAAGCGTCTACTTGCATCCCCTCTTTCTTCTATATTACATCGATCTGAGGTATTTGTGCAACTTACACGATTCATAAAACACATGATTTTGATTTCTAGAAAGGTTGTACACAGAGAAACACGAATGGATAACTGTCGACGGTAAAGTGGGTATAGTTGGAATATCGAGTTACGCGCAGGAAGCACTGGGTGATGTCGTTTATGCCCAGCTTCCGAACGTTGGATCTGTAATAGAAAAGGAAGGTCAGAATGTTTGTCTACGCCTTTAAACGATTAACCGAAATTTAGGTTTAACACTCTCCGTTTGACCAAAAATTAATCTTTACAGCTGAATGCGGGGCGTTAGAATCGGTGAAGGCTGCTTCGGAGTTGTTTAGTCCTGTCAGTGGGAAGGTGGTGGAAAAGAATGACGCTGTCGAACAAACACCCAGTTTAGTTAATACGTCCTGTTACGAAAAAGGATGGTTGTTTAAAGTAGAATTAACCAATCTGGATGAAGTAAAGAATCTAATGGACGAGAAAGCGTATAATCTGTATTTAAAGTCCGACCCTCACTAAATGtcttgtaatttttaatgttGCAAAGTTACTGTTCAGTCGTAGTTTAATTTTCACTTTAACAATAGTTTGCAAAACAGGCATCGCAgtccttatttattttaaactaCGTATCGACAATGATGAAGCGAACACGAGATTAGTCTCGCGATTGGTCGTTTAATTAAGTAGTGCCTCGTGTAAAACAAGTACAAAAGAAAGATTTGGCGTTGGAAAGAATACGTGGCACGATTTTGTATATAAGATTAGGTAACGTGCTCGAAGTAAGGCACAAGGCATAATACGTAAAGATTGTGAATCAAGAATATGAAGCCGAGTGCAGTAGTTAGCTGATGTCTTTATTAACCACTGTGCATTTTCTTATCTTGTTATTATATTTGTACAAAGCAAACAAATGTTTTAATATACATGTTATTCGGTAGCACGAATGACATCAGTGttacaaattataataaacTTTGTGTTGTACATAAAcgcatttaaattataataacttGTGTACATAAAGAAACGATTGAATGTTTTGAAATACTATTTGTAAATTCTCTGAAAATTGCCCGCTTAATAATTTACATAGTACCATCCTTTACCCTCGGTTTTCGACGTCTATCGTACGGCACGTCTCGTAGACGTTGCGGATACTTTACAATAATACCAAAGACAGGAGTGCGACAAGGGAAATATTATTGTTTAGGAGTTCAATcagtataatatataaaaaatagcaCTGTCGATCCTAAAAAGGAACAGttattagttattaataaagatatatTTACaatcaatc is part of the Andrena cerasifolii isolate SP2316 chromosome 1, iyAndCera1_principal, whole genome shotgun sequence genome and harbors:
- the Csul gene encoding protein arginine N-methyltransferase 5, with translation MTKQRPVSCGLDFCAVPDLSDCLLTANSSKYEFICVPLVHPLFKREFVCASEARSGPFTRPDLVLCTSDWNNLIIGKLSPHIKVDSKNPIIKRNSEKALLQELALASHLGLVGVTFRLMRGIEHNANLARIICKKVTSLCTLQVWIQIPMENPVKQAYSYREQECNSVESPWEWWNAFRIICDYDRTLCVALIVSHDLPEEEEIDRWLGEPVKCLILPTTLFITNKKGYPVLSKAHKSLIKKFSALKVQFILTGANRYQNITYYHNYLEYLWKGCQENDPVDQYARGYEDYLQWPLQPLMDNLESQTYEVFERDPIKYTQYQTAIYEAIVGITSKTEDKDTKIVIMVVGAGRGPLVHASLNAAEMANAQIKVYAVEKNPNAVLTLQALERDMWEGKVTVVSCDMREWNAPEKADILISELLGSFGDNELSPECLDGVQKFLKDDGISIPSSYTSYIAPVQSSKLYNEVRQCRDKGKYFMAHFETSYVVHLQNKYDIAKPQPLFTFKHPNRESTIDNSRYEIKTFDVQENCVLHGFSGYFNTILYKNVTLSIEPSTHSPGMFSWFPIFFPIKEPVQVKAGDQIVVHFWRQCSSKKVWYEWCLSKPIPIPIHNPNGRSYTIGL
- the Ppl gene encoding glycine cleavage system H protein, mitochondrial, with the translated sequence MAKLVAQMVKCTARTISCSPRENLLALPISKVSLSVSRSIAMSPCLRAERLYTEKHEWITVDGKVGIVGISSYAQEALGDVVYAQLPNVGSVIEKEAECGALESVKAASELFSPVSGKVVEKNDAVEQTPSLVNTSCYEKGWLFKVELTNLDEVKNLMDEKAYNLYLKSDPH